A window of Apium graveolens cultivar Ventura chromosome 8, ASM990537v1, whole genome shotgun sequence contains these coding sequences:
- the LOC141679432 gene encoding uncharacterized protein LOC141679432, which yields MSEYSISAVLVREEDGQQSPVYYVSKWLHDAETRYTSMKKLVYALILVSRKLRPYFQAHRVEVRTAYPLRQVLHKAESSGRMLKWAVELGQFDLEYEPRTATKGQALADFLLEFDSEVDDKALVMLYPPHVEESLEEFPHPWWILHVDGVVNNGRAGAGIVLVSLEGHHLMSAIHFKFYATNNDAEYEALINGLKIALEIGVR from the coding sequence ATGTCTGAGTATTCAATCAGCGCAGTTCTGGTAAGAGAGGAAGATGGGCAGCAGTCACCAGTGTACTACGTGAGCAAATGGTTGCATGATGCTGAAACTCGCTACACAAGCATGAAAAAGCTGGTTTATGCCCTGATCCTTGTATCAAGAAAATTACGGCCATATTTCCAGGCCCATAGAGTTGAAGTCCGTACGGCATACCCGCTACGGCAAGTCCTTCACAAAGCAGAGTCATCGGGAAGAATGCTGAAGTGGgctgtggagttgggacagtttgatttggaatatgAGCCCCGGACAGCGACTAAAGGGCAAGCCTTAGCTgatttcttgttggaatttgattctgaagttgatGACAAGGCTTTGGTGATGCTATATCCACCTCATGTTGAGGAGTCTTTGGAGGAATTTCCACATCcctggtggatcttgcatgtggatggggTAGTTAACAATGGAAGAGCAGGTGCGGGTATAGTACTCGTGTCTCTAGAAGGCCATCATCTGATGAGCgcaattcatttcaagttttatgcaacaaataatgatgcggagtatgaAGCGTTGATTAATGGCCTAAAGATCGCTTTGGAAATCGGAGTGCGATAG
- the LOC141679433 gene encoding uncharacterized protein LOC141679433, with the protein MLIGAMNAHRVFLDNRSSANILYYSTYKKLGFPDSDMYFEDAHVYGFTGEVVRVMGSVRLPVTLGEGALSVTQMIDFKVLDQDSAHNVLVGRPWLRAFRGAEDIHVKPSGEVHAHYFVEGPEEEETHITGTSVLTLGNVSRIRSVEEFVVNHTEEIMQKEVDAPPNEDAPSTPTLHNITPFPELDALAHGDAPSDARVEVEDPRDFDFDLDPRIPVPAEKTGPAEDTISIPVDKDDPNKVLKVGSQLSDEMRESLTCFLITNLDVFAWSHSEMEEIDPGVMCHRLNIFPNCTGIRQKCRPVGGERAIALKEEVDWLLEVGLIEESFYPEWLANPVLVKKPNGKWRTCVDFTDLNKACPKDSFPLPRIDQLVDAIAGHALLSFMDAYSDYNQIPMYGPDQEHTSFIIDKGLYCYIGMPFGLINAGATYQRLVNMMFKNQIGRTMEVYVDDMLVKSKAVNDHIKQMMEMFNILRRFCMKLNP; encoded by the exons ATGCTTATTGGGGCAATGAACGCGCATCGGGTCTTCTTGGACAACAGGAGTTCTGCGAACATCTTGTATTACAGCACATACAAAAAATTGGGTTTCCCGGATAGCGACATGTATTTTGAAGATGCACACGTCTATGGCTTTACTGGAGAAGTAGTGAGAGTTATGGGTTCGGTTAGGCTTCCCGTCACACTTGGGGAAGGAGCTTTGTCGGTCACTCAAATGATAGATTTTAAAGTGCTGGATCAGGATTCTGCGCACAACGTGTTGGTCGGCAGACCTTGGTTACGagcgttcagg GGAGCGGAGGACATTCATGTGAAACCAAGTGGAGAGGTTCATGCCCACTATTTCGTGGAAGGCCCGGAGGAGGAGGAAACCCATATCACCGGGACTTCTGTTTTGACGTTGGGGAATGTTTCGAGGATCCGTAGTGTGGAAGAATTTGTGGTGAACCATACAGAGGAGATCATGCAAAAGGAG gttgatgctcctccaaaTGAGGATGCGCCCTCCACACCTACGTTGCATAACATCACGCCTTTTCCTGAGTTAGATGCTCTCGCTCATGGGGACGCGCCCTCAGATGCAAGAGTGGAAGTCGAGgacccccgagactttgatttcgatttggatccaAGGATCCCCGTGCCCGCCGAAAAGACGGGACcggccgaagacacaatatctatTCCGGTCGACAAAGATGACCCGAACaaggttttgaaagtgggatcCCAGTTAAGTGATGAAATGAGGGAAAGTCTTACCTGCTTCTTAATTACAAATCTTGATGTCTTTGCATGGAGTCATTCAGAAATGGAGGAAATTGACCCAGGAGTAATGTGTCACCGGTTGAATATCTTCCCGAATTGTACGGGCATACGTCAAAAATGCCGCCCGGTGGGCGGGGAAAGGGCGatagcattaaaagaagaagtagacTGGTTGTTGGAGGTGGGACTAATCGAAGAATCCTTCTACCCCGAATGGCTTGCAAATCCAGTGCTTGTGAAAAAGCCGAACGGGAAATGGAGGACGTGTGTGGATTTCACAGATCTCAATAAGGCATGTCCAAAGGATAGCTTCCCGCTCCCacgaattgatcagttggttgacgcgaTAGCAGGGCATGccttgctgagttttatggatgcatactctgATTACAATCAAATTCCGATGTATGGTCCCGATCAAGAGCATACATCCTTCATCATTGACAAGGGGTTATACTGTTACATAGGAATGCCATTTGGTTTGATTAACGCTGGAGCAACCTACCAGCGGttggtaaacatgatgttcaagAACCAAATTGGGAGAACCATGGaggtgtatgtggatgatatgctgGTAAAGTCCAAGGCGGTGAATGACCATATCAAGCAAATGATGGAAATGTTTAACATTCTAAGGAGGTTTTGCATGAAGTTAAACCCATAA